The following are encoded in a window of Mycolicibacterium tusciae JS617 genomic DNA:
- a CDS encoding dihydrodipicolinate reductase has product MLRVAVWGTGNMGATAIRSAVAFPGLQLAGVITSSPDKAGKDAASFAGLDQPTGVNATTDVDAVLADCDAVAYMASGDIRPDDAVNDIERCLRAGSHVVTPSLYSLYDPRSAPPEWVDRLTQAAEAGGSTLLVSGVDPGWGNDALAVIAAGLCTRIQSIHCQEIFDYSTYNQPHAVKVLCGFGGSMDEVPMMLLPSIPTMVWGGNLRLIARGLGLELDEITEEIERLPLQESVDTVMGRFEKGTQGAFWLKVIGRSGGRERIVIDHITRIHESCAPDWPYPDEGVGDHRVIVHGDPELTITSRADVPGGTRADGGNTTAANRLLGALDWLSTQKPGIYDGLDVPMQTGRAAEVEAQRWAD; this is encoded by the coding sequence GTGCTACGAGTCGCGGTCTGGGGAACGGGAAACATGGGGGCTACGGCGATTCGGAGCGCGGTGGCGTTTCCCGGGTTGCAATTGGCGGGTGTCATCACCTCGTCGCCGGACAAGGCGGGCAAGGACGCGGCGTCGTTCGCCGGGTTGGATCAGCCGACGGGCGTCAACGCCACCACCGATGTCGATGCGGTCCTGGCGGACTGCGACGCGGTGGCCTATATGGCGTCCGGCGACATTCGACCCGACGACGCTGTGAACGACATCGAGCGGTGCCTGCGCGCCGGTTCGCACGTCGTCACGCCGTCGCTGTACTCGCTGTATGACCCGCGCTCAGCGCCACCGGAATGGGTGGACCGCTTGACCCAGGCCGCCGAGGCAGGCGGCTCGACCCTGCTCGTCAGCGGTGTGGACCCCGGCTGGGGTAACGATGCGCTCGCCGTGATCGCAGCCGGCCTGTGCACGCGGATCCAATCGATCCACTGTCAGGAGATCTTCGACTACTCGACCTACAACCAGCCGCACGCGGTCAAGGTGTTGTGCGGTTTCGGCGGATCGATGGATGAGGTGCCGATGATGCTGCTGCCGTCCATCCCGACCATGGTGTGGGGCGGCAACCTGCGGCTCATCGCACGCGGTCTCGGCCTGGAGCTCGACGAGATCACCGAGGAGATCGAGCGCCTGCCTCTGCAGGAGTCCGTCGACACCGTCATGGGCCGGTTTGAGAAGGGCACCCAGGGCGCCTTCTGGCTGAAGGTGATCGGGCGCTCGGGCGGCCGCGAGCGCATTGTCATCGACCACATCACCCGCATCCATGAATCCTGCGCGCCGGATTGGCCGTACCCCGACGAGGGCGTGGGTGACCACCGGGTGATCGTGCACGGTGATCCAGAGCTCACCATCACCAGTCGCGCCGACGTGCCAGGCGGCACCCGCGCCGACGGCGGCAACACCACCGCGGCCAACCGACTGCTCGGTGCGCTGGACTGGCTTTCGACCCAGAAGCCCGGGATCTACGACGGTCTCGACGTGCCAATGCAGACGGGCCGTGCGGCCGAGGTCGAAGCGCAGCGCTGGGCCGACTGA
- a CDS encoding acyl-CoA dehydrogenase yields the protein MSHYKSNVRDQEFNLFEVFGLDKVLGTGDYADIDVETAREMLGEMAKLAAGPIAESFADADRNPPVFDPKTHTVTLPESFKKSMRVMFDGGWDKVGVLEELGGMPMPRSLQWALIEHILGANPAAYMYAMGSGMAEIFYRNGTDEQKKWAVLAAERGWGATMVLTEPDAGSDVGAGRTKAVQQADGTWHIDGVKRFITSGDSDDLFENIMHLVLARPEGAGPGTKGLSLFFVPKFHFDPETGEPGERNGVFVTNVEHKMGLKVSATCELSLGQHDTPAVGWLVGEVHDGIAQMFDVIEQARMMVGTKAIATLSTGYLNALEYAKERVQGADMTQMTDKTAPRVTITHHPDVRRSLMTQKAYAEGLRALYMYTATYQDAAVAKTLHGVDAELAVKVNDLMLPIVKGVGSEQAYAKLTESLQTFGGSGFLQDYPVEQYIRDAKIDSLYEGTTAIQAQDFFFRKIVRDKGVALAHVSGEIEQFVKNESGNGRLKAERALLATALEDVQGMAASLTGYLMAAQENPAELYKVGLGSVRFLMSVGDLVIGWLLAKQAAVAIEALDAGADGADRAFYEGKIGVASFFAKNFLPLLTSTRQVVENLDNDVMELDEASF from the coding sequence GTGAGCCACTACAAGAGCAACGTACGTGACCAGGAGTTCAACCTTTTCGAAGTCTTCGGACTGGACAAGGTCCTTGGTACCGGCGACTACGCCGATATCGACGTCGAAACGGCTCGCGAAATGCTCGGCGAGATGGCGAAACTGGCCGCTGGGCCGATCGCGGAATCGTTCGCCGACGCGGATCGCAATCCCCCGGTGTTCGACCCCAAGACCCATACCGTGACACTGCCCGAGTCGTTCAAGAAGTCGATGCGGGTGATGTTCGACGGCGGCTGGGACAAGGTCGGCGTGCTCGAGGAACTCGGCGGCATGCCGATGCCCCGCTCGCTGCAGTGGGCCCTGATCGAGCACATCCTGGGCGCGAACCCGGCGGCCTACATGTACGCGATGGGCTCCGGCATGGCCGAGATCTTCTACAGGAACGGCACCGACGAGCAGAAGAAGTGGGCCGTGCTGGCCGCCGAGCGCGGTTGGGGCGCCACCATGGTGCTGACCGAGCCCGACGCGGGCTCCGACGTCGGCGCCGGCCGCACCAAGGCCGTGCAGCAGGCCGACGGCACCTGGCACATCGACGGCGTCAAGCGCTTCATCACCTCGGGCGACTCCGACGACCTGTTCGAGAACATCATGCATCTGGTGCTGGCCCGCCCCGAGGGCGCCGGCCCGGGCACCAAGGGGTTGTCGCTGTTCTTCGTGCCGAAGTTCCACTTCGATCCCGAGACCGGCGAGCCCGGTGAGCGCAACGGTGTGTTCGTCACCAACGTCGAGCACAAGATGGGCCTCAAGGTCTCTGCCACCTGCGAGCTGTCGCTGGGCCAGCACGACACGCCCGCCGTCGGCTGGCTCGTCGGCGAGGTGCACGACGGCATTGCGCAGATGTTCGACGTCATCGAGCAGGCTCGAATGATGGTGGGCACCAAGGCTATTGCGACACTCTCGACCGGCTACCTCAACGCGCTCGAGTATGCGAAGGAGCGTGTGCAGGGCGCCGATATGACGCAGATGACCGACAAGACGGCCCCGCGCGTCACCATCACGCACCATCCCGACGTCCGGCGGTCGCTGATGACCCAGAAGGCCTACGCCGAGGGTTTGCGTGCGCTGTACATGTACACGGCGACCTATCAGGACGCCGCAGTGGCCAAGACCCTGCACGGCGTCGACGCTGAGCTGGCGGTCAAGGTCAACGACCTGATGCTGCCGATCGTCAAGGGCGTCGGCTCGGAGCAGGCCTACGCCAAGCTGACCGAGAGTCTGCAGACCTTCGGCGGTTCGGGCTTCTTGCAGGACTACCCGGTCGAGCAGTACATCCGCGACGCGAAGATCGACTCGCTGTACGAGGGCACCACCGCCATCCAGGCGCAGGACTTCTTCTTCCGCAAGATCGTCCGCGACAAGGGTGTGGCGCTGGCTCACGTGTCCGGCGAGATCGAGCAGTTCGTCAAGAACGAGTCGGGCAACGGACGCCTGAAGGCCGAGCGTGCACTGCTGGCGACCGCGCTGGAGGACGTGCAGGGCATGGCGGCCTCACTGACCGGCTACCTGATGGCCGCGCAGGAGAACCCGGCCGAGCTGTACAAGGTCGGTCTCGGTTCGGTGCGCTTCCTGATGAGCGTCGGCGATCTGGTGATCGGCTGGCTGCTTGCGAAGCAGGCCGCGGTGGCGATCGAGGCGCTCGACGCCGGAGCCGATGGTGCTGATCGCGCGTTCTACGAGGGCAAGATCGGCGTGGCCTCGTTCTTCGCGAAGAACTTCCTGCCGCTGCTGACCAGCACGCGTCAGGTCGTCGAGAACCTCGACAACGACGTGATGGAACTGGACGAAGCCTCGTTCTAG
- a CDS encoding acetyl-CoA C-acetyltransferase — protein MASDTRRRAAILGGNRIPFARSDGAYANASNQDMFTATLDGLVDRYNLAGETLGAVIGGAVLKHSRDFNLMRECVLGSALSSYTPAFDIQQACGTGLQATIAAADGIGAGRYEVAAAGGVDTASDAPIAFGDDLRRVLLGLRRSKSNVDRLKLVGKLPASLGVEIPVNSEPRTGMSMGEHAAITAKQMGVKRVDQDELAAASHRNMAAAYDRGFFDDLVTGFLGVYRDNNLRADSSAEKLATLKPVFGVKNGDATMTAGNSTPLTDGASVALLATDEWAAAHSIEPLAYFVDGETAAVDYVNGQDGLLMAPTYAVPRLLARNGLSLGDFDYYEIHEAFASVVLATLAAWESDEYCKERLGLDKALGSIDRSKLNVNGSSLAAGHPFAATGGRIVAQLAKQLAEKKKETGGPVRGLISICAAGGQGVAAILEA, from the coding sequence ATGGCTAGTGATACCCGCCGCCGGGCCGCAATTCTCGGCGGCAACAGAATTCCCTTCGCACGGTCGGATGGCGCCTACGCCAACGCCTCCAACCAGGACATGTTCACCGCCACGCTGGACGGCCTGGTCGACCGGTACAACCTCGCAGGCGAGACGCTCGGCGCCGTGATCGGCGGCGCGGTGCTCAAGCACAGCCGCGACTTCAACCTGATGCGCGAATGCGTGCTGGGCAGCGCGCTGTCGTCGTACACCCCCGCGTTCGACATTCAGCAGGCCTGCGGGACGGGACTTCAGGCCACCATCGCCGCCGCCGACGGAATCGGCGCAGGCCGCTACGAGGTGGCCGCCGCTGGTGGGGTGGACACCGCCTCGGACGCACCGATCGCGTTCGGCGACGATCTCCGGCGCGTACTGCTCGGGCTGCGGCGCAGCAAGTCCAACGTCGATCGGCTCAAGCTGGTCGGCAAGTTGCCCGCCTCCCTCGGCGTGGAGATCCCGGTCAACAGCGAGCCACGCACCGGAATGTCGATGGGTGAGCACGCCGCCATCACCGCCAAGCAGATGGGCGTCAAGCGCGTCGATCAGGATGAGCTGGCCGCTGCCAGCCACCGCAATATGGCCGCGGCGTACGACCGCGGATTCTTCGACGATCTGGTCACCGGGTTCCTCGGTGTCTACCGCGACAACAACCTTCGGGCCGACTCGTCGGCGGAGAAGCTGGCCACCCTCAAGCCGGTGTTCGGCGTGAAGAACGGCGACGCGACGATGACCGCGGGCAACTCGACCCCGCTGACTGACGGCGCGTCGGTGGCGCTACTGGCGACCGACGAGTGGGCCGCCGCTCATTCGATCGAACCGCTGGCATATTTCGTCGACGGCGAGACCGCGGCCGTGGACTACGTCAACGGCCAAGACGGCCTGCTGATGGCACCCACCTACGCGGTGCCGCGACTGCTGGCCCGAAACGGTCTGAGCCTTGGTGACTTCGATTACTACGAGATTCACGAGGCATTCGCGTCGGTCGTCCTCGCCACGCTGGCCGCCTGGGAGTCCGACGAGTACTGCAAGGAGCGCCTCGGCCTGGACAAGGCACTGGGCAGCATCGACAGGAGCAAGCTCAACGTCAACGGTTCGTCGCTGGCGGCGGGCCATCCGTTCGCCGCCACCGGCGGGCGGATCGTCGCGCAGTTGGCCAAGCAACTGGCCGAGAAGAAGAAGGAGACCGGCGGTCCCGTGCGCGGTTTGATCTCCATTTGCGCAGCTGGCGGCCAGGGCGTCGCGGCAATTCTCGAGGCCTGA